The following are encoded in a window of Phocoena phocoena chromosome 2, mPhoPho1.1, whole genome shotgun sequence genomic DNA:
- the SPESP1 gene encoding sperm equatorial segment protein 1 → MAYEVNLGITVTPDEEQKLNHYVQVLQNLVLSIPTKEPGHQERSESPNNADSVGSRVSKFKEVKFTHDEAPAENDVLINPLSEETTAFPTRGFTLEIEKKKHTKSTAFWSIKPNNISVDLHAKEPYIEKEEPEPEPTVSQTEAPKQLPSVTESFTSQGVTSLSGNTDLDIATEDVPQLSGNYEMENPEPHNLYNEDILKKIEDIGSQVQQVPIPESFNPEYRADIRASNEHLKRSLALATAAEHKLEKMYKSQMLPLGQSSDGVDDIETVINMLYNSRSKLPEYLDIKYVPPEMRGKATAVFNILKTILCRTARVSALS, encoded by the exons ATGGCATATGAAGTAAATTTAG gaaTAACTGTGACGCCTGACGAAGAACAAAAATTGAATCATTATGTACAAGTTTTACAGAACCTAGTACTAAGTATTCCCACTAAGGAGCCAGGTCATCAGGAAAGATCAGAGTCTCCAAATAATGCTGATTCTGTAGGATCGAGGGTATCAAAATTTAAGGAGGTAAAGTTTACACATGATGAAGCTCCAGctgagaatgatgttttaatCAATCCTCTCAGTGAAGAAACTACAGCTTTCCCTACTAGGGGCTTCACActggaaatagagaagaaaaaacatactAAAAGTACCGCTTTCTGGTCAATTAAACCAAATAACATTTCTGTTGATTTACATGCAAAAGAACCTtatattgagaaagaagagccagagccagagccaaCTGTAAGTCAAACTGAGGCACCAAAGCAATTGCCAAGTGTTACTGAATCATTTACAAGTCAAGGTGTCACCTCTTTAAGTGGGAACACTGACTTGGATATTGCCACAGAAGATGTTCCTCAGCTCTCAGGCAACTATGAAATGGAAAATCCTGAACCACACAATTTGTATAATgaagacattttgaaaaaaattgaagatattGGCTCACAGGTGCAACAGGTACCTATTCCTGAGAGTTTCAACCCAGAATATAGAGCAGACATTCGAGCCTCTAACGAACACCTAAAACGAAGCCTTGCTCTAGCAACAGCAGCAGaacataaattagaaaaaatgtataaatccCAGATGTTACCACTAGGACAAAGCAGTGATGGAGTTGATGacattgaaactgttattaacaTGCTGTATAATTCTAGATCTAAATTACCCGAATATTTAGATATTAAATATGTTCCACCAGAGATGAGAGGAAAAGCTACTGCAgtattcaatatattaaaaacaatattatgt agaacagcACGTGTGAGTGCTCTGAGTTGA